TGATGGGAGGCTTTGAAAAGTGACATTGAAAAGGGTTGTCAATATAGGCAGGGAAACAATTGAGGCCATTAACGCAAACAGTCTACCGTGTACCCCAAGGTCCGTGCACAAGAGGGGTCCCTAGATGGCCAGCCACTGGACTCAAAGAGCATCCTTCTAAGTTGATGCCTCAACTGTGTCCCCACTGCTGGGGTAGCTTCTTTGTCACCCCTAATGTTCCCATGGACCATCAGCTTATCTTGACAGCACCCACAATGCCCACTCATGGCCGCTGTTCTGAACCATAGTCCTTGGGCAATGGAGACCTTGCGTGGATCTCCACCCCAGCAGCCTCTGACCGTGGGTCAAGGGAAACTTACGGTTTTCTGCTGCAGAAGCGATGCTTGATTTAATCTAATGTGCACCCATCAGGATTTCaggttttacatagaaaaagtTAGTTTCCAAGTAAGCCAGCAAAGTAGAGGAGGAGTTTCAGGTGGCATGGGCAGCTGGGGGGAGCCCAGTCACCACTTTTTTGGAAGATTCCTAGCGGAGGTAAGTCTGAAGCCACACAGCAGTGGGCAGGTGGGGCTGCTTCTTTCTGGGGGAAACTTCTGAGAGCAAAGCATGGTCCCGATATCCTGACCATCCTTTGAAGCCACTGGTCTCATTTCCCCAGCTCCACCCACAACTTGGTACACTGGCTCTCCTCCGGGAGGGCACCACTCTGTTTGCAGCTGCCTGGCCTTGCCAGACCTGGGTACCGAGTGTACAAACAGGCGCTTAGATGCACTATTGACTTACGATGATGGACGGTAGagtttatgggggaaaaaaatcctaagagAATATTTTTGCGTTTGTAAAAACTTCCCTAAATATGTGCTTTCGCACTTTGCATAGTTGTGAGAAAATGAGTCTCGGGCCACTGGACACATTTTCAGGACTCAGCGCAAGGCTGGAGAAGGGGTCTCTgttgccgtgtgtgtgtgtgtgtgtgtgtgtgtgtgtgtgtgtgatgcaaaACTGTCACGGTAGACTCCTCCTCccatctttttcttcctcctccctctttccctccacttCTTTATCTCCTCCTTCCCCCGCCCCTCCTAcgcctctcctctccttcctctctctctcccccttctgcctcctttccttgTAGCCACGAGTATTTGTCTGTGTACCCGTGTTCTCCTTGAATGATGCTGTTCCCGTTTAGAATGACACTGGGGTGTGAAGGTCCTCTGGCTGCTTGACCATCTCTCTTCTAAACCAcgctccattttcttttcacttggagcTTTCCATTTGGCTTGTGGGAGGGAAGAGCTTTCCTTATCAAAGATGGCTCGAGTTTGAGAGATGGTAGACCCATCACTCAATGAGTCTTCTCCCCAAGTTTTATGACAGCATCCCCGAAGCTCCAGTCACCTGCTGTCCACCTTTATGATTTGGACCGTATCTGTGTAACACTAGTAAAGTATTATATCTTTACTAGTTTTCCTTGAATCAGCTCACCTTTTAAACTTCAAACTGATGGAAAGTCAGGATCATTTGCATGAACAGAAGATAGTTATAAAAATCAATATTATTATCTTGCCAAAATACTATTTCCCACCAAAGGCTTTCTGAAGCCTGCTCTCTCGCTCGCTGTTAAGAAGTCATGAGGGCTGGAGAGGCACTAAAGACATGCTAGCCCCAGATAAGCCTCTCTTCTTGGAGGACTTAAAGGAGAACTGAAATGGGAATGATCTGCTCGCTGTGCCAACTAAAATCATCACCTCTGTCTCTTGTCCACTTGTTTGGGGAGCAATGACTTGGGATCCCAAATCTGTCACTTcttggctgtgtggccttaggcaagtaactttacctctctgagccttagtctTCATTTCTGTGAACTGGGAATAATAATGCCTCCCTTGGGTCTGGATTCAGTCCTGGCTCCTCTCTTTCACTGGGACCCTCTGTCCCTAACATCCCCGAGGATGGTTTCCTGGttgggacctcagtttccccgagTTCCCGTCATCTGCCTGGCTCAGGTTCTCAGGGCAGTCTCTGAAACCTGAGAGACTGTGGCTGCTGGAGGAGAACTGGGGAAGGGATGAGCTCTGAGCCCTCTTGGGCTGTGATGGAGCACCTGGAGATTGGGGTAGCGGGATCATCACTTCCTGGCAGGAGCAAATCCCACACTGACTCCGCGGTTTGCGTCAGATTCTACTGAGCCAGGAAAGGGCTCTCGGGTCTCTGTGCTGCTAGCTTTCAAGGCACGGGGCACATTGAGAGCTTGAGCCTAGAGGAGCACAGTTTGATCCTTTTTGAAGTGCCACCTTGCCAGTCCTTTGCTAAGTCAACCTTAGGAGAATGCGAATGACGCACAGAACCATGCAGTTCCCTGGGGACTTTCCATTACATCAGGGTGTTATGCAGGAATCTTCCAGCATCTTCCGAGCTTTCCTGATTCGGACTCACGGGCACAGTGGTTTCCAGCCTTGGTAGGCGCAGGGCTCCTTGTGAAAAACAAACGCCTCTTGTGATGAAGAGAAAATCAGGCAGACGGATTCCTCTGTCTCTTGGCAAATAAAGACAGCGTCTCTGTAAATGCTCCTGCTTTACACGCTGCAGAATTGCCCCCTTTGGCATTGCTGAAACTGCTCAAAGAGAAAATTAGGGGACTTGGGGCCATCGTAAGGTTATCACAGAGAGGAGACGGCTCATCCTGAGCACAGGTGGGTGATCTGAAGCTGAGTTTGGGCTTCTCCTTCGTGGCACCTACTTGCTGCCTTTGGCACTGTGACGCTGCTTGGGGCTCCAGGAATCTTCCCACACAAGCCTGATTCACATCAAAGTGTTCCTGATGACACTCGAAATCCACCGCTGGTCTTCAAATCGATTTAAACATCATGTGATGGCTTCCTGGGTTTTCTgttattctattaattttttcaaaaagctgTCAAGTTgtcctggtttttttttctgagagatgAATGCAACCTGCATTCTCTGTGGTCTGTGTGTTTTCCAAAGAATAGAATTGCCCTAATCACATAGTGTTGTTTATGGATATTCTTGGTTGAACATTTAAAGCCAAAAGAGTTTGATGAGCTGGGTCGGGGCAGAGATGATAAATCCAGGTGTTATTTTGCCTCCATCACAGAGTCTGACAGACTTgtattcaaatcccagctctgtcactgatcagctgtgcagccttgggcaagtgactttacctctctgagtttgtacttttgtgaaatggggatgataaagCTTCCCTTAAAGGGAGAGTTGGACATTGAATGTTTTTGCTTGCCCAGCATCCTTGCCCCATTCTAGGACCAGCAACTTCTCCCATCTTCTGGGGAACTATATCTCCTACATTATAACTTAACCATGTGGCCTAGTGAGATTACTGAAAcgcccctcccctccaggagTTGTCACATGACCCCATCCTGGCCAATCAGATTCCTTCCTTGGGAAGAGAGCAGttcactcattcttctggaaCAGTCAAGCTAGAGGGATGCTGGCCTGGAGCTGCCTGTGCCCGTGCCTCCTACAGGTGGGGaagcaggcatggctggatccaggtatTCAAATGAAGTCCTTAGACCTCCATCTCTTTCCATCTCATGGCTCCACTCATCTATGCCGGCTCATATAGGTCCCATGCCTATCTCTGACCCAGCCTGTCTGACCAGGCTTGGTTGGCTAGAAGGATTCATTTGTCCATCGTAATGTCTGAAGCGGTCCGAGAGTTGCTGAGGGTTATTTCCCAAGGGGAGATCAGGGTGCTGCCCCCAAAGAATGGGCCGTGATAGGCAAAAGCCACAGACTGAATCCAGCATCCCTGGCAGAGAAAGCAATGTGTGCAAAAGGGGTAGAGCTGTGAAGAGACCCACTGTGGGCTCAGGATGCGGTatggctggagggagaggtgcaGGGCTCAGTGGGTGATAAGAAAGAAGCTGAGAGGGAGAGGTTGGGACTGGATCGTGGGGCACCTCATGCACCCCAAGTTAACAGTGAACTTTCCACAACAGTGGGACTATATGCATGGAGGGTTGAGACAAGTCCTTAAcgcctgtcctcccctccccaccccaacgcAGGACCAACTTTTATCTATAATGGGTACCCACAAAATGTTTGATGGGAAAATGAGTAATTTTCAAATTCTTCAAGAGGAGAGGAGTTTTtaaaagggagggaagagagagaatgtgCACATACCCATTAAAAGAGGTAGTATTTGAGTGAAGACCATGGACTCAGAATTGCCTCTAGGCACTTTTCATTAATAGATTTTATTCTCACCACAGTCCTGTGAGGTAGGGATTACAATAATAGTAACTAAAGTTTATTGAATGCTATGCTTAGCATTGTgctacaatacatacatacaatatataCAGCATCTCAAGCTAATTTTCCTAACAACCCTACAAGGTATTTCACCCTCCACTTCACAGAAGCATCccctgaggtccagagaggtgaagtgtctggcctgaggtcacacggccaggaagcagcagaggtgggatttgaacctgggtgCATAGTGATTTCATACAATTCTAGCGTGGGCTCTTTTTTGCTCCTCCTGGgatatttttatttgctcatttCTGGTGCGAGATGATGCTGTCAGCGTCTCGGGAGAAGAGGATGGTCCTCCTCTGGACCTCAGTTGTGTGGGGCCACCTGATCATGGGCAGGAGGCTGGCCAGGACTGCGTTGAGGATGGCGGTCACATagccccagcccagctggcaCTGACCACTGTGGTACACGGAGGAGGCTAAGCAGACTTCCTTGGCGAATGGGGAAGCCAAGCTGATGGGGAAAACCAGCAGGCCCACGATGGTGGCGGTGGCTAGAGACAGCAGGAAGGAAAACCAGTGTGTCGGtcagggggctctgggctggccGTCCATCCCgggacccacccacccacccagctgAGACGggagggaaagaggcagagaaatggaCAAGAGGCGCAGCTGTTAAGGGGCAATAAGAACAGGCTGGAACCGGCTGGAACCAAGGTGGCATTGAGAAGAGTCCAGTCACTGACCTTTAGTTCATTACGCCTTCATTATAATGCTGAAAATCACTCCCCCTTATGCCACGCCAGTGCCGAGGCAGACCATAAAACGCCAAAAACTGGGCAGTGGCCCAgtccctggaaatccccacccttCCCCGAAAGAGCAAGAGTATTTCCCCCTCTCATTAGCACGTGGAATTGCTCGGCCCGTGGAAACCGACCACCCCGTGCCCTGAGGCCACTCTCGCTCTCTGAGAAGGCCGGCACTCTGCCTCTGGAGCGTGTATCTCACCAAATAAACTTGCTTGCACCCTCATGTGGTGGTGATATTTCCTTCTCCGGCAACACATCTACCCATCCACTCACTTATTTATTGTCTTGTCTATCCTTTTATCCACCTATCACTCAACTAGCCTTCCACCCATCTGTTCATCTACTCACCCATCCATTCAACCATATTCTAAGCCActcattgtcttcatttttctgtctACCTAGCCATTCACTCACCCGTTCATCTATCCAACCACCCACTTAGccacctgccccacctccagtccttccatccatccatccatccatccatccatccatcatctatccatccatccatattcCAGTCTACCCATTTTCCCCATCcctccatctatctatccattctTCCATCCTCTACTAATATATCAGTTCATTCACCTACTTACCCATCCCACTGCTTCATTCATTCGCCAACCCACCCATCCCATCCATCCTGCATTCATTCATCAAAATCTGAGGCGCAGTGGAAGGCACTAATGATACTGAGACACTTCCTCATCTTCAAGGCACTCCCAGTGCAGGAGAATCATGTGACCCCCCCAGCCTCCCTTCAGCCACACCAGTCCACTTGAAGTTCCCTGCACAAGCCTTGCTCTCTTGTCTCCACGCCTTTGCCCCTGATCTTCCCATTACCGGAAATGCCCTTTGCATTTGGCTAATCCCCACTGAGTCTTCCAGACTCAGCTCAGtggtgcctcctccaggaagccctccttaaCACCCCCCACACATTGGGTCTACCTCTAGGAGTTTTTCCTCGCATCCTGTGCTCATCCCTGCTGTGTCAAATATCCGTCAAGTTGTAACTGCCTGATGCACCCACTCCTACTGGACACTGTGGTAGCTTAGAACAAAGACTGTATCCCCATCCATTGATACAACAAATATTGAGGGAGCATCTATTATGTATAAAGCACTGTGTTAGGTGCTGGATGCTAGCAAGGCAGATGtgtccttgccctcatggagctgacGTTCTAGTGGAAAGAGAGGTGTGATAATCAAGGCGGCAGATAAGATATTTCAGGTAAGTGCCatgaaaaatacaaagcaaagtTAAGAAGAAAGAGACCTTAAGGGGAAGGAAGCTCCCTTACCTCGAGGTCATGGAAGATGTCTGTGATATTTGAGCAGAATATGAAGTGGGAGGGGCAAGATGTGAAGATCTGTAGAGggagaattccaggcagagggaacaagcTTGGCGTGTATGAGCAACAGAATGcaagccagtgtggctggagcacacTGAGCCTGGCAGAGAAGGCGAGAGATGACGTCGGTGAGGGAATGCGGGTTTAATCAGCAGAGCCTCGTTGGTAACAGGAAGTCATAGGAATGTGGATAAGCCAATGTGTGTGGCGCGATCTGATTTCAGTTTTAACAGGACCCACTTGGCCAGGGTGTGGCAGACTGTAGCAGGCAAGTGTGGCAGCAGGAAGACCCGTGAGGCGGTCACCTCTGACCCAGGTGAGAGATGGTGGAGAATTAATTGGATGAGGGTTACAATCAAGACCTGAGCTAGATCCTCCAAAGCCCATGTGTGAATTGGAGAAAAGCAACCCTTCTGGGCAGATGTAGCGCTGCAGTTTCACAGCTTAGCAAGTGGAGCATAGGCTAGATTTCAGCAGCTCTCAGCCCTCAGCTGGACTCCCTTGTGCAGTACACAACCTACCCTACTGTATATGGTGTTTCCAGTAAAAATGATGCAAAGTGGATGGATAGGAGAGAAACAAAGGGGATAGACTGTTAGGACTGGGTTTggctgagggcaggagagggTAATGTTAACAATGCCATTCTCTACCCCCAATTTCTGGCTTGTTAAAGGACCAGGAATAGTCTGCAATCCTAGGGTTTATCTCTGAGTTTCCACCAGCAGTCAAGATTCTGTTTACAgactcattcatccatccactcattcattccacaaacaggTCTGGAACACTTCCTATATGACAGTGGATTTACCTGCTGCTGCCTGCACCCAGGGCATTGGGCCACTGCCCCTCCTTGGACAGAGCCCTTTAGGGGCCAGGCCCCAGGACAGGAGGAGAATTGCATTGAAGGCCAACAGGAGCCAGCCTCCGAGGAGCATCGTGGCTGAGACCTgccaggaaaagaaaggagggagggtgtTGTCTGGGGTGGGTGCAGTCCTATGCTCTCTCTGCTTACAGATCAGCCCCTGAGTCCTCAAAACCCCACGAGGTCTCTGCCATCATCACCCCTGTTTTACATATAAACAAATGGAGGTACAAGGAGTTGGGTCATTTGCCTCAGGGCACACAGCTAATTAAGCGGTAGAGACAGAATGAAGGTCTCGGTCTATTACCGCCACACCCTCCCTTTATTGAGGACCTGCTGTATGGCAGGTGCGCCAAGGGAGGCACCTTTGAAATCATCCGTTTTGAAGGCTGTGTAATCTGGGAGTCCCCACCCATTGTCCCCATTGTTGAATCTGGCGATTTGCAGCACAACAGAGACCTTCAACATCTTAGCTGGAGTTTCAGACCTAGCAGTGCTTAAAGGATGACCAGGTAGGTGTGTgtaggttgtgcactgcacaactggAGGAGCCGCATTTGGGAGTCATCACAGGTTTGCATATTAATTACAGCAATCTTCCAGCAGATGGCAGTACAGTGTCCCGAAGAAAGGACACCCTTTTCCTAATTTGTACAAAGGCGCTGGACTGGCTGGTAGCTGCCTTCAGAATCATCTGGGGTGTTTGCTAAAATGCAGATAGCCAGACCCCACCCCACACCTACAGAGTTAGAGCCTGGAAGGGAGGTGGGCAGAACttggctttttttggggggagtggggtggCTCTGATGGGTTTAAGAGTGCCCTCCGAGGTCCCAGTGAAACAGTGAGCCCAAGTCTCACCTTCCAGGCAAAGTCAGGAATGTCATCCAGGGACCTGAAGGTCCCACAGCTCTGGTTCCTGCTGTCACCATGGGGCCAGGAGCAGTAGGTGAGCACACCAAAGGAGAAGGTGGGGGCCTGGAACCAGGCAGGGGAGGTAAGGCTGAAGGCTGAGACGCAGGTGAGGGAAAGTCCCAGAGCTGCCCACACGCTGCCCACCATCAGGGACTGTCAGTGACCTAGGGGGTCAACGGGCAAGATTAGTGGAAGGAGAGAAACAGGGGCTGGCAAaggtccccctcccccaccagccaggGATCTGGTCCTGCCTTCAGCTCATCAATCCCGGCTTCGACCTGGGATGCAACGGGAGGTGttaactggggtgggggtgggggcgctgCCCTAACAAGTCCTGCAAGCAGAGAccccaaatcttaaaaaaatgttacTGCTTAAACAGACCTTTAAACACAAACAGTCCTCATAGGAAATAATCATCACGGGTCCAGGCAAGCCCCCTCTCTCAtggtgcattcattcattcatttgttccttcaTACATTCGCTCTGCCCATCAAGCTTTGCACTGTCCAAAGGTCTGCTTGTATCCAGAGGGGGCACCTTTTTCAAAATCACACGGATGCTGTGTTTTGAACAACCCACTATCCATCAGCTAACTCCTCCCAATCCCTGACCGTTTTAATTATTGACCGTGTATGTTTTTGTTTGGAGGTATTTTTACAAAATAGATATTGTttagtatgtgtgtatttttcgCGTATGTAAATGACACTGTTTTCTATCTTGTCATTTTTTGTGGGGCTGGAAATGATCCTTGGGGGATGTCCACGTGGTACTCGGACCCAGGCTTAAACGTCTCTAAATTATAGAATGCCAGAAGTTACTTAGTTTTCATTCGCCTTGAATCCTCTTTACATAAAGGAGAAAGTCTCTGTTGGAGCTGCTAGATCTTAAACACTTCCCAACCATCTGTCAATCTTCCCTTTTAAGAAGACGGGGAGCCTTGAGCAGGCGACGGAGACTAGTGAGATTTGGGGAATTTGGctggattttcttttatttgtggcAGTGGTTTTGTTCTAGTTTTTAGCAGCATACTGGTGATCCATTTAAACTTAAAATGTATGTTAATGAGAAAGAGAGTTGATTTCAAGTCTGGTCTTCCCTAAATAATCATAGAGGTTGGATGGGGAGGCTGAGGCAGGAAAGTGGCTTGTTCATTGCCAGTGTTGTCATTGATGGTCAGAAGTGTGGCCCAGAAGGACCGAGCCAGCCCAAGGGCATACCCAGTGTCAGAAGCAGCTGAGACAGTCAAGGGCATCTACACAGACCTTTCAGGACCAGTGCTTTTCAACCTTGGCTTTCCCTTTGGGAACTCTAAGCCCAGCCAGCACTTCAAACGTGGCCAGAATCCTGGGCTTGGAGGCCGGCCAGTCCCTCCAccgcttcctagctgtgtgacctgggacaagttGCCCCATtgctctgggcctcggtttctccatctgtacaaGCAGATTAGAAGTCCCGGGGGGGCAGGTAGTGTTAGGTTCCATCGCTGAGCAGGGTGATGTGGTAGAAAGACGCAGATAAACCACATCCCAGTCTTCCCAGCGCTATGACCTCGGGGAGGGCAACTCGTCTCTCTGGAAAACGGGGCTGGGGTTGCTGTGCAGGTTCTAGGGGGTCAGATGCAGGTGTGTtgcagggggcggggctgagctAAGCCCACGCAGGTAGGGGAGGGTTAGGAGACACATTTTATTCCCAGGATTAGAAAAACCTCACAGCAGCTAGCCGGCAAGTGAGAAGCAGCTCCGTGAGGGAGGAGAAATATTTTCCCTCTACAACAAAATCAGCCTCTCCTTTGGAGCTGGCAGGATCCTGAGGGCTGTAATTCCAGCCAGGAAGCTGGGGAGCCCTGAGCTGACTGAGGCCCATGATTCGGCCTCTCTCTGGCTGCCCCAGTGCCTCTCCGGGCGTTTCTGACCTTGAAAGGAGTTTTGTTCTCCAGATAATGTGCTCAATGTCACCTGGGAAAAGCACACTGATCGTCCAGGTGCCCAGAAACTTAAATGAGGCATTATAACCCGAAACCACATCCGGCTGGTCTCCAATCAGCTGGAATCCACCTAGGGGAAACTTGAAAGGGATTGAGTATTTTCTCCTCCGGCGTGGCATTTAACTGTTAATGGCAGTTGACGATTTTTGAGCACCCATCAGGCTCCATTCTAAACTCTTTCAGAGCCTCACTCAGTTTAAGCCCTGTAGCCACTCCATGGTAGGGTGAGtagtacccattttacagatgacaaagaGAAGCCTCAGGAAGCAAGTGATGGACCCAGGACTCAAACTCAAGGAATCGGGCTCCTGATTCTGGGTCCTAAAcccaaagtgatatcaaggaattagtttaaaaggcaaataaatacCCCAGCGGTTTTCTGGGGCTACCCAGGGTTGGAGTTTGGTCAATCCTCCCCCCTGCTCCAGCCAGGGGAGCACAGATGGTCCCAGGAGAGCCATAGGCAGCCACGGCAGGAGAACTGGGATCGGGGACTTTAGAGGTGGCTGCTAATGCCTTGGGATGTCCTGGGACAAGGAATGTTTGGATTCTGGATCTATATTGAAGGTCGAAGGTAGGACAAGCTGACCAGATTTACTTATGGATTGGACTTGGAGTGTGAAGGACCATGAGGAGGCAAGCATGCCTCCAGGGCTTTTGACCTTGGCAGCTGGGACGGGGGGAGCTGCCATTACTGAGATGGCGAAGCTGCAGGAGGGGCCGGTTTGCTAGCCTAAGTGAAGTCTGATGTGTATTTTGCCCACCCATCGATCTACAGATGCAAACAGACACAGTTGCACACCAAGAGAAAGCTCAGGGAGATGTTGGGGGCAGACAGGGTGACATCCAGGGTGAGGTCTGAAGATGGACAAGTCAGAGTGGATGATGACTTTGACTCCAATCCTTTGTTTCATTCTCCCAGCTGCACGGCCAGGTAAGCCGGATTTCTGGTTCTATTCCAGCTCCATTATGAGTAGGCTGTGTGCACTGGTTCGAATTATGTCATGTAACAgctctgagtctcagttcccCCAttgcaatggactgaatgtttgtaagccccaaaattcatacattgaaattCGAACCCCCATGGTGATGGTATTAAgaggtgggcctttgggaggtgatgaggccgtgaaggtggagccctcgtgaatgggattaatgcccttataaaagagaccccagagagtgCCCTTGCCCCTTCTGCTGGGTGAAGACACACTTCCTGGCCTTTTACAtaccaggaagtgggctctcgCCAGACACCTAATCTACCTGCATCTTGATCTTGGAAtacctagcctccagaactgtgagaaacaaatttctgttggttATAAGCCATTTAATCCAtggcactttgttacagcagcctgaatagACTATGTCACCCACTGGCAAAAGGATGGCCACGTCCTAGACTTTAACCTTTTGAGAGTGATAGACTCCtttgaaaatatgatttaaaatcaTGGAAACATTCCCCGTGCAggcttaaatacacacacacacacacacacacacacacacaatattgtTTGTAATTTCAGGGGCTCGTGGATCCTTAATGCTCATTATGGCCCCTGGACAATactttcctctctccccactcctgACTCCACATCACTCCTCCCTCCAGACTCACCACACTTCTGGTCAAGACCCTCCAACCTGGTCACTTCTTCTCAGGCTCCAGCTTTGAACGTAAGTCTGTGACCTTGTAAAAGGTGTCCTTCCTTTTGAAGGAAACTCTCAGGCTGGTGAACAAAACCCAGGCATGTGATAAGCTGGTctgagaggggtgtgtgtgtgtgtgtgtgtgtgtgtgtgttttccttcctAGTTCCTTAAATCTAGACAGCCTTTCACTGGGGCTGCTGGGTGGGCTGGACAAAGAGGGAAAAGCCAGCCCCAGATCAGGATGGGGTGAGGTTACGGTGTTTCCTGGGTAGGAGAAGGTGCGAATAGGGATTAACCGATCTACATTAAACACCAGGTGTTGAAATTCTTGCCACTGTGCTCTCAACATTTCTGCCTCGGTAATTCTAGTTGAGGGATATTTCTCTGGGATTTGAATATCTACCTTGCAGCCTGTGAACTTCCAGAGAGCAGGCACTGGATCTGAAAAGTCTTTATCCCCAGCATTCAGCATAAAACTTGGCTCAGTGTAGGTGCTTGTCTTGTCTTTTGCTGTAAGTGGTGGAAGTGCAACTCCAACTGGCTCAACTAGAAACGGGAAATGTGTTGGCTTACATAACTGTAAATTCCGTGGAcagcttcaggcacagctggatccaggTGAACAAGTAATGTCTCTTTCTCTCAGCTCTGTTTTCTGCCGCATTGGGTTCACTCTCAGGCAGATTCTCTCTCACAGTGATGGCTTCTGGTGCCTCCAGGCTTAGCAACCATGGAGAAAAGAAGCTCCTCTTTGCACATAGTTGCCGCAATTGCTGTGACTAACTCTCAGTGGACAAACTTGTGTTACATGCCCTTCCATGAACCAGTTATTGTGGCCAGGGAAATAGGATGCTCTGATTGGCCAGACCTAGGTCCTGAGCCTTAGGACTAGGATTTGGGGACTGTGGATTGGAGTAGGCATGCTATGGGGTTCAATGCACTGGAGAGACATGGAATaaaggtggggagtggggtggttTCTAGGAGGAAAACCGAGGTGCTGTGAGCGGAGGATGGATGCTGGGCAGGTGAGAACAACAGGCATCACTGTGATGCTATAAATGCTGACGTGATAAATAAGACACACCAGTTGGTGCTGTCAGAAGCAGGCGGGTCCAGTGAAGCCTGAGACAGAGGTTCAGTCCCAGCTCTGGCACCTACACTCAGTGTGGCCTTGGTCAAGGCATCTTGCCCTTACTGGACCTCAGTCTCCCTGCTGTAAAATGAGAGCGTCTGGAATACACAAGGGTTTTGAAGAGATGATTGCCAGcgcttttttttccattcattcaaccacatatttattcatttttctctttcaatcaGTGTTTGTAGAAGGGCTTTGGAGTTAGTCTGAACTGGTTCTGAGTCCCAGTTCTGACGTTTACCAGCTCCATCCGGCTTGATGGGTGCTGCTTCTCAGGTGTGCTTAGCCGCGTCCTTCCCGGCCACCCAGCCGCACTGGACACCATCCAGCCCCCGCTCGCCTCCCGCTGCAGGCGGCCCAGGTCAGTCGCCGCAGCCTCTTGGCCAGCTCAGCCCGCGGTGATGAGGCCGGAGTCCTGGCTCGGTCTCCCAGCACCCCCAGCTGTTGTCCAGCCAACCTGATTGGACCCTTGCCCAGCGGGGTTGGGAGGTGGGGCGACACCTCCTCTTCCACACTCAGGTGAAGCCACTCAGGTGAAGCTCCGGATGTGGAACTGGCTTCCCTCATGGCTGCCTGAGGGTGCAGGTCACACAGCCCAGAAATGTGCAGTTGGGCC
The genomic region above belongs to Camelus bactrianus isolate YW-2024 breed Bactrian camel chromosome 32, ASM4877302v1, whole genome shotgun sequence and contains:
- the LHFPL7 gene encoding LHFPL tetraspan subfamily member 7 protein, with translation MVGSVWAALGLSLTCVSAFSLTSPAWFQAPTFSFGVLTYCSWPHGDSRNQSCGTFRSLDDIPDFAWKVSATMLLGGWLLLAFNAILLLSWGLAPKGLCPRRGSGPMPWVQAAAATATIVGLLVFPISLASPFAKEVCLASSVYHSGQCQLGWGYVTAILNAVLASLLPMIRWPHTTEVQRRTILFSRDADSIISHQK